In Cryptomeria japonica chromosome 5, Sugi_1.0, whole genome shotgun sequence, the genomic window tatattaaTATTGATTTTTAACTTTATCTAGTGAAAGAAAATGATGAAGCGGAGAATGGAAGAGGCATTATAGCAATACCAGGGCTTCCACAACTATGCCAATCAGACTTGTCATCCTTTCTACAGCCATCAAATAAATATGAACCAGTGTTGCGAATGGTACTGAACCAATTCAGTACCATTTCTAAAGCCACATGGATACTCGGCAACTCCTTCAATGAACTCGAAATGGCAGAGATACAATCTATCGATTCCCTGATTCAAATACGAACAATAGGCCCTCTTGTTCCCTCTGCCTTCCTAGATGGAAACAATCCACAGGACCAAGACGTAGGCACACATCTTTGGAAAGCAGCAAGCTGTATAGATTGGCTCAGTACAAAGAAAGCCTCACCTGTTGTATATGTCTCCTTTGGAAGTGTAGCTGTTCTTTCCAAAGAGAAGATCATAGAAATAGCCCTTGGGCTAAAGGCCAGTCAACATTCCTTTTTATGGGTGATTCGTCCTGAACatagcaaagaagaagaaaatgacataCATGATTTTCTACAGGGTTTTTGTGAGGAAACTATGGATCAAGGGCTAGTTGTGTCATGGTGTCCACAGATTGCAGTGCTTAATCATCCTTCTATGGGTATGTTTCTTACACATTGTGGATGGAATTCTACCTTAGAGAGCCTCAGCTCTGGGTTACCTGTCTTAACTTTTTCTCAGTGGAGTGATCAAATGACTAATTCTAAGTATATTGAAGAGGTGTGGAGGACTGGGATAAGATTGAATAAAGAAAGACATGGGCTAGTTGGGAGGGATGAGGTCGAAAAATCTATTAAGACAATTATGGAAGGTGAACGTGGTGTGGACTTGAGGAAGAATGCTCTGCAATGGAAGACATTAGCAAAGAAAGCAATGGTGAAAGGTGGATCTTCTGATCAAAATATTGATTTGTTCGTACATGAGGTCATTGCTAAAATGACACTCGCTTGATAGTACTTATTGATAGGAACTAAACTTTCAATTTCTAAATAAGGCATTTGTAATGGTTTTTAATGTGGATGAATTAATATATTATGTGCTTGTGTTTGTTTACCACCAAGTACATAGAAAATAGATAAGGAACATGCATCTAGAACGAATGAGATGATTCATTATTTTATATCTAATTGGTGCTCGCATGAGATTATAGAACCATGGTCATATATCGTAACTATTCATCCATGAATACTTCAAGGTGGTGAGAGTACCCCTACACAATTGAAAAAACTAGTTTTAAATTTCAGAAAACCACTTAGCCCTTCGTTTCAAAGAGGATTTGTGTAAATATAATGTAAATAGGAAAATTTATATTTGAGGTCGCTATTTGATTAATACATATATaatcatttgtttaattatttttaatatttcacTGAGGTTTTTCAATAAACTTTTTGCAAGTTTGTGTAATTTGCATCTATCTATTCAAAATTCATACTTTTTACCATAGACAATCATTTGTATTCATTTCATATTTCTCCTTGATTTTATATTACAAATTGTAGCATCATCTTCATAAAACATTCTTGACATTCCTATCaaagttcatatatatatatttatatatatgatagagttttattataaaattatagtAAATGTTTGAATCATCTACTAATTGCAAAGGCTTAAATTTAGGTTTTGTGAAGGGTCATATGTTAAACACCATTTATTTTGAAGGTTTCCCATTCAATGTGGATTTTCATGTCATTATTAAACAtacataatataaaaaaatatgcaaCATATTAAAAGGTTGACCAAAGATCACAATATTCACCTATTTTAGTCTATTATGTTTCTATATAGAACAGATCCTTTTGCATTCTAGGTTGACCTAATATGTTTTCATATTTCATATACCATGTTAAATCCATCCATGTAATGTAGAGTATGATATCAATTGAAAATAAAAACAAGTGAATTCTGCAGATGAATTTATTCTTgtcttgcaagaaaggttatcatcaactcaagctagaaggaaagaacttttgcaaaaacaagatgatgataatgctctcaaggaacaatgtcagaaactaagtcaaaaAAACATTCTCATGCACAATGAAATTCAAGACCtgactatgagaatgtctaaggatattgaggacaaaaagaagaaataaaaaagtcttgttgtatctctgaagaacaaatttaagGAATGTGACatattggctcatgagaatgataagttgaaaactagtttggtgaaatcctagaataatgagcaagaacttgaaagacaagtaatatctctaagagatgatctgactactacaagtgagtacaaagaaaagtttagcATCA contains:
- the LOC131075559 gene encoding UDP-glycosyltransferase 74E1-like; the encoded protein is MGSLDQQPEIKRPHVVVFPYPSQGHMNPLMEFAKRLVCKNLHVTFITTERIRERMIKAQDGVAAEVTTVLKDIRIETISDGRSPDCEATEDIDMIVDLLRKVGGLTFEQLIERLNSEGNKVSCIVYDSLLNWVRDIANKFNIPSAFFSTQSCAVHSIYYHFYAGMVKENDEAENGRGIIAIPGLPQLCQSDLSSFLQPSNKYEPVLRMVLNQFSTISKATWILGNSFNELEMAEIQSIDSLIQIRTIGPLVPSAFLDGNNPQDQDVGTHLWKAASCIDWLSTKKASPVVYVSFGSVAVLSKEKIIEIALGLKASQHSFLWVIRPEHSKEEENDIHDFLQGFCEETMDQGLVVSWCPQIAVLNHPSMGMFLTHCGWNSTLESLSSGLPVLTFSQWSDQMTNSKYIEEVWRTGIRLNKERHGLVGRDEVEKSIKTIMEGERGVDLRKNALQWKTLAKKAMVKGGSSDQNIDLFVHEVIAKMTLA